Genomic DNA from Mesorhizobium sp. 131-2-1:
CGACCGCTGCATCTAGGCTGCCGAATCTGGCCACTGACGACCAAGCGATCGCCATGAGGCGCGTCCGGCCATGGTCAGCTTGCGTGCGATCTGCGGTTGTGCAGTCGATGGTGAGGAACTGCTTCTCATTCGCGTGGTCTAGCTGTGAAACCTGGACATAGTGCACTGTTTGACGCGCCTCGCCAGTCTCAAACACGTCGTCGATGTCTACACCTGCACTTTTCCACTGCCCGATCTGCAGGCGGCGATCCACTGCATCGCGGAGGTTGCATCTTCCAATATGGCGACCCGCTTCGCAAAGCCGAAAAAGGCATTGCGCGCCGTGCTTACCGGCTTGCGCCCATCGTATGCATCGTAGCATGCCCTCAGGGCGGCTTCGTGGATCAGGTCTCTGCGGTCTTCCGGCCATTCATTGAGAAAATCGATTGCATCCGCAAGGCCGGCAATCTCTTGGATGATGTGCGTTGCGCGCTTCACGAAAAGCGGGCTGCTGAAAGCCTCAGCGTTCATTGGTTTCTCCCAACTTTCTAAATAGCCAATTTGCGGTGAAGAGGCGCCGCATCGACACGGCGACCCTGACACAATGTGTTGTCAGGGCGATGACGGTTCAAGAGGAAGATCCGCGCCTGCGGCCGGGTGTGTATCGATCCGCCACATCCTGCAATGGCTTTGGTTGCCATCAAACGCCGTCGTCACTATTAAGCTACGAAGTGATTCTCACCGCCTAGTCTAAGCCCGCAGGAGCGTTTTTATGACCGAAGAAACCGAGAGCAAAGCTGACAGCCTCATCGAACTCACCGCCCATGTCGTCTCAGCCTATGTTTCGAACAATCCGGTTCCCGTCGGTGAACTGCCTGGGCTTATCGGCCAGATCCATATCGCATTGAAAGCCACTGCTGGTGGTGCCGCACCAGAAAAGTCGGAAGCTCTCAAGCCTGCCGTACCGATCAGAAAATCGGTTACACCCGATTATATTGTCAGCCTTGAGGACGGTAAGAAGTTCAAGTCGCTCAAGCGTCACCTGGCTACCCACTATGGCCTTACGCCCGACGAATATCGCGCAAAATGGGAGCTGCCGGCGGACTATCCCATGGTGGCGCCGAACTACGCTGCGGCGCGCTCGGCATTGGCCAAGACCATGGGTCTGGGCCGCAAGCCGAAG
This window encodes:
- a CDS encoding DUF982 domain-containing protein translates to MNAEAFSSPLFVKRATHIIQEIAGLADAIDFLNEWPEDRRDLIHEAALRACYDAYDGRKPVSTARNAFFGFAKRVAILEDATSAMQWIAACRSGSGKVQV
- a CDS encoding MucR family transcriptional regulator, which translates into the protein MTEETESKADSLIELTAHVVSAYVSNNPVPVGELPGLIGQIHIALKATAGGAAPEKSEALKPAVPIRKSVTPDYIVSLEDGKKFKSLKRHLATHYGLTPDEYRAKWELPADYPMVAPNYAAARSALAKTMGLGRKPKEPGAPAPAKRARKKAAA